The genomic stretch AATATTAATTAAATTTCCTGTATTATCTTGATAAGCAAAATTAAAACCTCCGAGAGAAGAAAGCTGGTAAGAAGATTTCGCCCCTTGTCCGTAAAAAAGTCCTACTTTTATAATTTTTGGAATGCTGATATCAGCATTCACGGTAGGATAAGGTGAGAGAGTTAAAATCATGACACTAATTATACTCCCTATTATAAATTTTTTCAACCTCACAAAATACAACTCCTTTTTCATATGTTATCTTCTAAAAAGCCATAAAATTAGTGTTAAAAACAGGCTCAATAAAAGGCTTGTCATAATAGGAAAATAAAAAGTGAAATTTCCTTTTTGATAAACTATATCTCCCGGCAAACGTCCTAAACCAATTTTTGAACCTGCAGAAAAAAGCACCCCTATTAAAATTAATATAGCTCCCATAAATATCAATATTTTACCAAAACTATCAAACACCTTCTATCCTCTCCTGTTCTATATAAGGATATTTAAGGTAATCATAAGCCAATTTTGTAACAACTCTTCCTCGCGGAGTCCTGTTTAAAAAACCTATTTGCAAAAGATAAGGTTCATAAACATCC from Thermoanaerobacter uzonensis DSM 18761 encodes the following:
- a CDS encoding DUF2905 domain-containing protein, with amino-acid sequence MFDSFGKILIFMGAILILIGVLFSAGSKIGLGRLPGDIVYQKGNFTFYFPIMTSLLLSLFLTLILWLFRR